The DNA sequence ttaaaatgaCATTAACAAATTGGTTATGTAGAAATAAGAACCTGACTGCAGTCACTTACCAACAATCATGGCTGGCGCCATTGGAGACCGCTGAGCATTATTTTCATGACCAAACTTGTCATCTGAGTGTTGTCTCTGTCTTCCCGTATCGACTAATCTATGTTTCCCTCCAATTCCTGTCAGATCTGGCACATATGTACATCACACATGattattattacaaaaataaatcaatttatgAGTGACAAATTAATTTATCCAAGGGACATGTATGAATACCCTTCGCCAGAGATTGTGGAACTGATGCAGTAGATTTAAGCACAGTGCAGGGGTAAATGTTCTCTTTCATACATGAACCTTGAAAAAATGGATTAAGTTGTGAATATCCCTAAAATGTGAACTTTAAAATGCATAAAAAATGATGATATTCGACTACCAAAATGAGGACATGAAAGAGGAATCAGTAGGATTGCAATGTCTGTCAACATCTATCTATCATACACCGTACAACTTACACACGTAATTCAGTTAATGAGTAACTAACCTTAAAACTATGAACATTATAATACAACAATTTCATAAAAAGGTCGAAGGTATAGATATGTATGATTACCATGTTTGCAGACAGTGGAATTGTTTTGGTAGATTTGCAAGGTCTCCATGAGCTCCCCTTTTCTTTCATCATTCCAAGGTCATAGTTAACTACAAACATGATGAAATTATTTGTAAAAACAACTAAACATTAAACATCAAAGGACTAAATATTTGTGTTAACATCCTTACAAACATCAAACAGCAAAGGAGAATTTGATTTCCTTTTGTTTGGCAACTTCAGAGGCTGGTTAGCTCGGGTACAAAATTAAATCGTGTTAAACAACATAATGGAAGGAAAATGCCATAATTCTTTAAGTGGTACACTCACAGTTCTTGTGAGATATGGAGTGTGGAGACTCATCTAGATGGTGTGGTAACAAACCTACAATCCCCAACAAAATTTTCATCGAACTCTGTGATAATGAGGAAACTAAGAAACAGTGCAAACTTGTATAATAGTCTTACAAATGGGTCTCGACTCAGGACTGACCGACATCATTCCATGTTCGGAAAAACTAATAAGAAAGACACAAACACAAATATTGAGGCTGGGCAACAAAATcaacaaccaaaaccaaacttGCACAAATTGGGTGTAGAATAAAGAATGCACTGATTATCGGAAAGGAAAAGCATACCCACCTTCCTGGAGAGGAGAGGCTGTTCGTGGCTCGGGATACCGTCCCTGGCGTCAGTGAGTTGTCATCTTCGACGACGCCATCACAAACCTACCCAGGAACGAATATGCTGTCAGGTGGGGAAAAAAAACATTAGTGAGATTGATTGTATCTACTTCACGCCAGCGACGAGATAGTGAAAAACCTGAGATGAGCACCTGGAACAAAGCCGCGAGAGGGAAAAGTGTATCAAGATTTGGGCGCAATTTGAATTGTATTTTGTCAGGGGAAAGAGTGTTAATCTTTCAGACAGTGTTATGAGGAGTAGACACGTGTGTCCGTGTGTAAGAAAAAGAATGGTTATGATTAAATGACAGTATGAGTCAATTGAGTCAAATGGCATTCTGTGTAAATACGGTAGAATACGGGGGAGCTAGTAGACTTTAGAAGGGTAAACACACAACAGgttttataatatagatagatagagtaaagttctatggagtacacaaaaacattggagtattggagtacaagtcataattttttagtttaatcaaaaataatatttttgattattcaaatttgtatataatttatcatttataagttgtcttaatcataattatcaattaatcaataatatctttcagctttaacaagtattaagatttttgttctgcttattagttatattgcagaacatggTGCcactgatttataaaagtaattgttctacgttttgattacaatatttatgttgtagaacataatctgcaggttgtagaatgtttacaaatattgtagaacaaaaaaaattgaatttagatgactagattatattttatccaattttgtactccaatactccaatgtttttgtgtactccatagaactttactctatatatatatatatatatatatatatatatatatatatatatatatatattaggattttagtacatttaatccgaatttagtacacgtagatttaaaaataaaaaaatcggaaaattctaatcttttccaaacatagccgatcatGTAATAcgtttgaa is a window from the Daucus carota subsp. sativus chromosome 8, DH1 v3.0, whole genome shotgun sequence genome containing:
- the LOC108197127 gene encoding uncharacterized protein LOC108197127 isoform X5 is translated as METLQIYQNNSTVCKHGSCMKENIYPCTVLKSTASVPQSLAKDLTGIGGKHRLVDTGRQRQHSDDKFGHENNAQRSPMAPAMIVGILMHVLKLQLRHAS
- the LOC108197127 gene encoding uncharacterized protein LOC108197127 isoform X2: MPFDSIDSYCHLIITILFLTHGHTCLLLITLSERLTLFPLTKYNSNCAQILIHFSLSRLCSRCSSQVCDGVVEDDNSLTPGTVSRATNSLSSPGSFSEHGMMSVSPESRPICLLPHHLDESPHSISHKNSNQPLKLPNKRKSNSPLLFDVFNYDLGMMKEKGSSWRPCKSTKTIPLSANMI
- the LOC108197127 gene encoding uncharacterized protein LOC108197127 isoform X4, which gives rise to MPFDSIDSYCHLIITILFLTHGHTCLLLITLSERLTLFPLTKYNSNCAQILIHFSLSRLCSRCSSQVCDGVVEDDNSLTPGTVSRATNSLSSPGSFSEHGMMSVSPESRPICLLPHHLDESPHSISHKNFNYDLGMMKEKGSSWRPCKSTKTIPLSANMI
- the LOC108197127 gene encoding uncharacterized protein LOC108197127 isoform X3, translating into MPFDSIDSYCHLIITILFLTHGHTCLLLITLSERLTLFPLTKYNSNCAQILIHFSLSRLCSRCSSQVCDGVVEDDNSLTPGTVSRATNSLSSPGSFSEHGMMSVSPESRPICLLPHHLDESPHSISHKNFNYDLGMMKEKGSSWRPCKSTKTIPLSANMVHV
- the LOC108197127 gene encoding uncharacterized protein LOC108197127 isoform X1 → MPFDSIDSYCHLIITILFLTHGHTCLLLITLSERLTLFPLTKYNSNCAQILIHFSLSRLCSRCSSQVCDGVVEDDNSLTPGTVSRATNSLSSPGSFSEHGMMSVSPESRPICLLPHHLDESPHSISHKNSNQPLKLPNKRKSNSPLLFDVFNYDLGMMKEKGSSWRPCKSTKTIPLSANMVHV